In a genomic window of Chrysemys picta bellii isolate R12L10 chromosome 1, ASM1138683v2, whole genome shotgun sequence:
- the LOC135980977 gene encoding olfactory receptor 51E2-like — protein MPSPNNTDLSPSSFVLAGTPGLEAARFWLAFPLCSMYLVAIVGNGAVVFIVKTELSLHAPMYIFLCMLASIDLALSTCTVPRMLSLLWFDWREISFGACLLQMFLIHSLSAVESTVLLAMAWDRYMAICHPLQHATILTNPVMAKIGLAAVARGVMFFLPLPLLILRLSFCGSNVLSHSYCLHQDVMNLACTSTTVNVVYGLTAILLVMGLDALLIALSYFMIIKAVLQLSSRKERVKAFSTCVAHLCVVLAFYVPLIGLSVVHRFGKKQISLVQVVMGDVYLLVPPLLNPIVYGARTKQIRRRILRWILHH, from the exons ATGCCCTCTCCCAACAACACCGACCTCAGCCCTTCCTCCTTCGTCTTGGCCGGCACGCCCGGGCTGGAAGCTGCCCGTTTCTGGCTGGCGTTCCCTCTGTGCTCCATGTACCTCGTGGCCATTGTAGGCAACGGCGCGGTGGTGTTCATTGTAAAGACGGAGCTGAGCCTCCATGCCCCCATGTACATCTTCCTGTGTATGCTGGCCTCCATCGACCTGGCGCTGTCCACCTGCACCGTGCCCAGAATGCTCTCCCTCCTGTGGTTTGACTGGAGGGAAATCAGCTTCGGCGCCTGCCTGCTCCAGATGTTCCTCATCCACTCCCTGTCCGCTGTCGAGTCCACCGTCCTGCTGGCCATGGCCTGGGATCGGTACATGGCCATATGCCACCCTCTGCAGCACGCGACCATCCTCACCAATCCGGTGATGGCGAAGATAGGCCTGGCTGCTGTGGCTAGGGGTGTGATGTTCTTCCTCCCTTTGCCCTTGCTCATTCTTCGCCTATCGTTCTGCGGCTCCAACGTCCTGTCGCACTCCTATTGTTTGCACCAGGACGTTATGAACCTGGCCTGCACCAGCACCACGGTCAATGTCGTCTATGGCTTGACTGCTATCCTCTTGGTGATGGGGCTCGACGCGCTACTGATTGCCTTGTCCTACTTCATGATCATCAAGGCTGTCTTGCAGCTATCCTCGAGGAAGGAGCGTGTCAAGGCTTTCAGCACCTGCGTGGCCCACCTCTGTGTGGTCCTGGCCTTCTACGTGCCACTGATTGGACTGTCCGTGGTGCACAGGtttgggaaaa aacaaatttcgcTGGTTCAGGTTGTCATGGGGGACGTCTACCTCCTGGTGCCGCCCCTGCTGAATCCCATTGTCTACGGGGCGAGGACCAAACAGATACGCAGACGGATCctgaggtggattctccatcactga
- the LOC135980976 gene encoding olfactory receptor 51G2-like gives MEQLQHTVPLVNSSFYQPSTFLLTGFPGLEANHHWISIPFCMFYLVGLSGNCLILIIIKKTQSLHKPTYYFLSMLAVMDLGLTLCTLPTTLGIFWFKVRKIEFNACLTQMYFIHILSVMESSVLLAMAFDRFIAISNPLRYSSILTKPTIIKIGLAIVSRAVISLFPIPFLLKRLTYCGSNVLSHSFCFHPDIMKLACADIKVNILYGLIVILSTVGVDFVFIVLSYVLIIKTVVSLTTKEKCLKALNTCVSHICAVLIFFIPMIGLSILHRCGDNVPPMLNIVVGYIYLIVPPVLNPIIYSVKSKLIRRAMLRTLCWKNESM, from the coding sequence ATGGAGCAGCTTCAGCACACCGTGCCACTTGTCAATTCCTCCTTCTATCAGCCTTCCACCTTCCTCCTGACGGGCTTTCCGGGGCTGGAAGCCAATCACCACTGGATCTCCATCCCTTTCTGCATGTTCTATCTTGTCGGCCTTTCAGGGAACTGCCTGATCCTGATCATCATCAAGAAGACCCAAAGTCTTCATAAGCCTACGTACTACTTCCTTTCCATGCTGGCCGTGATGGACCTGGGCTTGACTTTGTGTACCCTTCCTACCACGCTGGGCATCTTTTGGTTTAAGGTCAGAAAAATTGAGTTCAATGCCTGTCTCACCCAGATGTATTTTATCCATATACTGTCAGTGATGGAATCCTCGGTGCTCCTAGCCATGGCCTTCGATCGTTTCATCGCTATCTCCAACCCTCTGAGATATTCGTCCATCTTGACCAAGCCAACCATCATAAAAATAGGGCTGGCAATTGTTTCAAGAGCTGTGATCTCCCTCTTCCCAATACCCTTTCTGCTCAAGAGGCTAACCTACTGTGGGAGCAATGTGCTTTCCCACTCATTTTGCTTTCACCCTGATATCATGAAGCTGGCCTGCGCGGATATAAAAGTCAACATCCTGTATGGTTTAATTGTCATTCTTTCAACGGTGGGTGTGGATTTTGTGTTCATTGTGCTATCATATGTTCTGATCATTAAGACTGTGGTCAGCCTCACGACCAAGGAAAAATGTCTCAAGGCTTTGAACACATGTGTCTCCCATATCTGTGCCGTCCTAATCTTCTTCATCCCAATGATTGGACTGTCCATTCTCCATCGCTGTGGTGACAATGTTCCCCCTATGCTTAACATTGTGGTGGGCTATATCTACCTTATTGTGCCCCCTGTCTTAAATCCTATCATATACAGTGTCAAATCCAAACTGATCCGCAGAGCCATGCTCAGAACACTGTGTTGGAAAAATGAGTCAATGTGA